One Methanobrevibacter olleyae DNA segment encodes these proteins:
- the mtxX gene encoding methanogenesis marker protein Mmp4/MtxX, with the protein MVAGLGENENILLASKELESIEDLNIHLVKSEDELIDAFKNPKVHATLRGSLKASKIIKSIKELKSDCKINRATYINTSEDENFSKDYEFLLAPVGIDEGKNLEEKVELAIQAANFLQYLGKMPKIAILAEGRKDDLGRSEKIDESLISSQELTNLLTDTFNKLDNFDNNSDDISKNYSIKNYYILLEQAIEEGYNIILANDGIFGNIMFRTLVLLDKWPSFGAVTLGMDEIFIDTSRDQSVEGYKRSLKLAYKLAKLKE; encoded by the coding sequence ATGGTAGCTGGTTTAGGAGAAAATGAAAATATTTTATTAGCTTCTAAAGAATTAGAATCAATAGAAGATTTAAATATACATTTAGTTAAGAGTGAAGATGAACTTATTGATGCATTTAAAAATCCGAAGGTTCATGCTACTCTTAGAGGTTCACTTAAAGCTTCTAAAATTATCAAATCTATTAAAGAACTTAAATCAGATTGTAAAATTAATAGAGCTACTTATATTAATACTTCTGAGGATGAAAACTTTTCTAAAGATTATGAATTTTTACTTGCTCCTGTTGGGATAGATGAAGGTAAAAATTTAGAGGAAAAGGTTGAGCTTGCTATTCAAGCTGCAAATTTCTTACAATATCTTGGAAAAATGCCAAAAATAGCTATTTTAGCTGAAGGAAGAAAAGATGATTTAGGTAGAAGTGAAAAAATTGATGAAAGTTTAATATCTTCCCAAGAGTTAACAAATCTATTAACAGATACTTTTAATAAATTAGATAATTTTGATAATAACTCTGATGATATTTCTAAAAATTATTCTATAAAGAATTATTACATTCTCCTAGAACAAGCTATTGAAGAGGGATACAATATTATTCTTGCTAATGATGGTATTTTTGGCAATATAATGTTTAGAACACTAGTTTTACTTGATAAATGGCCGAGTTTTGGTGCAGTTACATTAGGAATGGATGAAATATTTATTGATACAAGCCGTGATCAAAGTGTAGAAGGCTATAAAAGAAGTTTAAAATTAGCTTATAAGTTAGCGAAATTAAAAGAATAA